In Helianthus annuus cultivar XRQ/B chromosome 8, HanXRQr2.0-SUNRISE, whole genome shotgun sequence, a single genomic region encodes these proteins:
- the LOC110870008 gene encoding uncharacterized protein LOC110870008: MAEIVEESESVVEPEVVNEEVSVDNVADLEEIVAEVYYYQSEKEVLASSLKSIMPPKVFDSFAGFFEEPTTGLCPRYEVKKDSVEEMIDVTKEMTKETLKEIADRALMGKLKEVDTERVKPESVSTESVQKESDEESGIEEVKFEGVSESKSDGVGKQEVKTDHEEKIVEKLDSISETPCQNCSKPYMECLEKDTKFQELKQHADMIKFDLSQVKEAYDTLARSIKMIQKESVENDKATKLLKSTIFDKQVEVNFHLDTIASLKKELELTKIENERIDKKLMSYVASSYVIEQIVPQQPNATPLKLRTIEDELPESIDVTFSPSDSDNESQVIKTVVDQVLDEESDNSEAEFMKTHSENSVSNSEEEGNFLDRFIPKSDKVENDDPIMVVYTMIGTDKLYSDF, from the exons ATGGCTGAGATTGTAGAAGAATCAGAGAGTGTTGTTGAGCCAGAAGTAGTTAATGAAGAGGTGTCTGTGGATAATGTGGCTGATCTTGAAGAAATTGTTGCTGAAGTTTATTATTATCAATCTGAAAAGGAGGTATTAGCCAGTTCTTTAAAATCTATCATGCCTCCTAAagtgtttgattcttttgcaggtttcttcGAAGAGCCAACAACTGGATTATGTCCACGGTATGAGGTGAAGAAAGATTCTGTTGAAGAGATGATCGATGTAACCAAAGAGATGACAAAAGAAACATTGAAGGAGATTGCTGACAGGGCTCTAATGGGGAAACtaaaagaggtagacacagaacGTGTAAAACCAGAGTCTGTCAGTACCGAGTCAGTACAAAAGGAGTCAGATGAGGAGTCAGGAATTGAGGAGGTCAAATTCGAGGGAGTGTCTGAGTCAAAGTCGGATGGTGTCGGTAAACAGGAAGTTAAAACTGATCAtgaagaaaagattgttgagaaaCTTGATTCAATTTCTGAAACCCCATGCCAAAACTGTTCAAAGCCCTatatggagtgtcttgaaaaggacacaaagtttcaggaattgaaacaacacGCTGATATGATTAAATTTGATCTAAGTCAAGTTAAAGAGGCATATGATACACTGGCTAGATCTATTAAAATGATTCAAAAGGAAAGtgttgaaaatgataaagccacGAAATTATTAAAATCGACAATTTTTGATAAACAAGTGGAagtcaattttcatttagacacgaTTGCATCATTAAAAAAAGAGTTAGAGTTAACTaaaattgagaatgaaagaattgataaaaagttaatgagTTATGTTGCATCTTCTTATGTCATTGAGCAAATTGTTCCACAACAACCAAATGCAACACCG CTCAAACTGAGGACAATTGAGGATGagttgccagaaagtattgatgttacattctctccaTCCGACTCGGACAATGAGTCACAGGTCATCAAGACCGTTGttgaccaagtgttagacgaagagagtgataactctgaGGCTGAGTTCATGAAAACTCATTCGGAAAATTCTGTGTCTAATTCTGAAGAAGAGGGTAACTTTTTAGACCGATTCATACCAAAATCAGACAAAGTCGagaatgatgatccgatcatggtggtTTACACAATGATTGGAACTGACAAGCTTTATTCTGATTTTTAG